The following proteins are co-located in the Mesorhizobium sp. M1E.F.Ca.ET.045.02.1.1 genome:
- a CDS encoding Gfo/Idh/MocA family oxidoreductase: MTQRVKLAVVGAGLIGRRHIQHVLAEPSAQLSAVVDPTPAGETIAKEAGVKWFPSFAEMIAADLPDGIIVATPNPAHVQNGLEAVEAGIPALIEKPIADDIISGEKLIAAAEAKGVPLLTGHHRRHNPVMQKGKEIIESGKLGRVLVVNAMFWLFKPDDYFDISWRRERGAGPVFLNLIHDVDSLRYLFGDVAAVQARESNAVRGNAVEETAVILIEFKNGVLGTATVSDAVVAPWSWEMTTGENPVYPKTEQSCYLIGGTHGSLSVPSLEVWRNPGKRSWWEPFDQTRIEVDDEDPLVLQIRQFCKVIRGDEPPLVSGREGLKTLRVVDAVKRSAATGERIELN, translated from the coding sequence ATGACCCAACGGGTTAAGCTGGCCGTAGTTGGGGCAGGCCTCATCGGTAGGCGCCATATTCAGCACGTCCTGGCCGAGCCCTCGGCGCAACTCAGCGCCGTGGTCGATCCCACGCCGGCTGGCGAGACCATTGCCAAGGAAGCCGGCGTGAAGTGGTTTCCAAGCTTCGCAGAAATGATTGCCGCAGACCTACCTGATGGGATCATCGTGGCTACGCCCAACCCGGCTCACGTTCAGAACGGGTTGGAAGCCGTTGAAGCCGGCATTCCTGCACTCATCGAGAAGCCTATCGCCGACGACATTATATCCGGGGAAAAGCTGATCGCTGCGGCTGAGGCAAAAGGTGTTCCTCTTTTGACCGGTCATCACCGCCGACACAATCCGGTGATGCAGAAGGGAAAGGAAATCATCGAAAGCGGAAAGCTCGGCCGCGTTCTTGTTGTCAATGCGATGTTCTGGCTATTCAAACCCGACGACTACTTCGACATCTCGTGGCGTCGTGAGCGCGGTGCGGGGCCGGTTTTCCTCAATCTCATCCACGATGTTGATAGTCTGCGCTACCTTTTCGGCGATGTGGCTGCGGTTCAGGCACGCGAGTCCAACGCGGTGCGCGGCAACGCAGTTGAGGAAACGGCTGTGATCCTGATTGAGTTCAAGAACGGAGTGTTGGGAACTGCGACAGTTTCGGACGCGGTGGTCGCACCGTGGAGCTGGGAGATGACAACCGGAGAGAATCCGGTTTACCCCAAAACCGAGCAATCCTGTTACTTGATCGGAGGAACGCATGGGTCGCTGTCTGTTCCGTCACTCGAGGTCTGGCGCAATCCTGGTAAACGGAGTTGGTGGGAGCCCTTTGACCAAACGCGTATCGAGGTCGACGACGAGGACCCGCTCGTTCTGCAGATCAGGCAATTCTGCAAGGTGATCCGCGGAGACGAACCGCCGCTTGTCAGCGGGCGTGAGGGGCTCAAAACCTTGAGGGTAGTCGATGCGGTGAAACGCTCGGCGGCAACGGGAGAGCGTATCGAGTTGAACTGA
- the aroQ gene encoding type II 3-dehydroquinate dehydratase produces MSLIYVLNGPNLNLLGKRQPHIYGHETLADVEADCRKLAAELGHEIRFHQSNREYEIIDWIHEAREDGAGIVINPAAFTHTSLAILDALNTFEGPVIEIHISNVHKRESFRHHSFVSHRADGVICGLGTEGYQLAIRRAATMIKAAGKG; encoded by the coding sequence ATGAGTCTGATCTACGTTCTCAATGGACCAAACCTCAATCTGCTTGGCAAACGCCAGCCGCATATCTACGGGCATGAAACGCTCGCAGACGTAGAGGCGGACTGCCGCAAGCTGGCAGCCGAACTCGGCCATGAAATCCGCTTTCACCAGAGCAACCGGGAATACGAGATCATCGATTGGATTCATGAGGCGCGCGAGGACGGTGCAGGCATCGTCATCAATCCGGCAGCCTTCACCCATACCTCACTCGCCATCCTCGACGCTCTGAACACATTCGAGGGGCCTGTGATCGAGATTCACATATCCAATGTGCACAAGCGCGAAAGCTTCCGACACCATTCGTTCGTTTCGCACCGCGCGGACGGCGTGATCTGCGGCCTTGGAACGGAAGGATACCAGCTTGCCATCCGACGCGCGGCGACAATGATCAAGGCGGCGGGCAAGGGCTGA
- a CDS encoding 5-carboxymethyl-2-hydroxymuconate Delta-isomerase: MPHIIIDYSRGAGEHVAMDRLTLTVHRCVRDGGLVKPSAVRTLAREATYSCVGDEHVDHHFIQIIVRMAPGRTAETKQKLLTAVLEAARTIAAPALEAGKLGLRADLYESDPDFAVQAIAFV, translated from the coding sequence ATGCCGCATATCATCATCGATTATAGCCGGGGCGCAGGCGAGCATGTAGCCATGGACCGACTGACGCTGACCGTGCATCGCTGCGTTCGCGATGGCGGCCTTGTGAAACCTTCCGCCGTGCGCACGCTTGCGCGGGAGGCGACATACTCCTGCGTGGGTGATGAGCATGTCGATCATCATTTCATCCAAATCATCGTGCGGATGGCACCGGGTCGTACTGCAGAAACCAAGCAGAAGCTTCTCACTGCCGTTCTCGAGGCCGCGCGGACGATCGCCGCGCCTGCTCTCGAAGCTGGAAAGCTCGGCTTGCGCGCAGATCTCTACGAGTCGGACCCTGATTTTGCTGTTCAAGCAATCGCGTTCGTCTGA
- a CDS encoding shikimate dehydrogenase, producing the protein MHDKKFLVGLIGADIQMSKSPALHEMEGRRQGLDYRYELLDFAERGLPASALPDLLDEEEQRGFAGSNITHPCKQTVIAHLNRLSEDAEMLGAVNTVVFRNGERIGHNTDWYGFYENFQRGLPDVAKSHAVLLGAGGAGVAVAHAAIKLGIERLSIFDQDSKRAETLARQLNDRFSRDCARATTDVGSALRSADGLIHATPTGMKSHPGLPIDAEWLLPRHWVADIVYMPLVTELLALAEGKGCRTLRGGGMTVYQAAAAFELFTGIAPDAERMSLHFTDLCRLSV; encoded by the coding sequence ATGCACGACAAGAAATTCCTCGTGGGACTGATCGGTGCCGACATCCAAATGTCAAAGTCCCCGGCCCTCCACGAAATGGAGGGGCGACGCCAGGGCCTCGATTACCGTTACGAGCTTCTCGACTTCGCCGAGCGAGGCCTTCCCGCCTCCGCGCTGCCGGACCTCCTAGACGAGGAAGAGCAGCGCGGTTTTGCCGGCAGCAACATTACACATCCGTGCAAGCAGACAGTGATCGCCCACCTCAATCGCCTTTCCGAGGATGCAGAGATGCTCGGTGCGGTCAACACCGTGGTCTTCCGCAACGGCGAGAGGATCGGCCACAACACGGATTGGTACGGTTTCTACGAGAATTTCCAGCGCGGCCTTCCGGACGTCGCGAAGTCGCATGCCGTCCTGCTCGGCGCCGGCGGCGCCGGTGTCGCCGTAGCGCATGCCGCCATCAAGCTCGGTATTGAGAGATTATCGATCTTTGACCAGGATTCAAAACGGGCAGAAACCTTGGCTCGGCAGTTGAACGATCGGTTCTCAAGGGATTGCGCGCGTGCCACGACGGATGTCGGCAGCGCCCTGCGCTCCGCGGACGGCCTTATCCACGCGACGCCGACAGGTATGAAGAGCCATCCTGGTTTGCCGATCGATGCGGAATGGCTTCTGCCACGGCATTGGGTGGCCGACATTGTCTATATGCCGCTCGTCACAGAGCTCCTTGCTCTCGCCGAAGGAAAAGGCTGCCGGACCCTTCGGGGCGGCGGCATGACCGTCTACCAGGCAGCAGCGGCTTTCGAATTGTTCACCGGGATAGCACCGGACGCAGAGCGCATGTCCCTTCACTTTACGGACCTATGCCGCCTGTCGGTTTGA
- a CDS encoding amino acid ABC transporter ATP-binding protein, which translates to MEGSVLNSAKDQSTLISLEDVQKWYGTFHALKSISLSVRKGEKIVLCGPSGSGKSTLIRCINALETIEEGKIVVEGHVLDGSTKSIDAVRREVGMVFQSFNLFPHITVLQNCTLAPMRVRGVSHADAERLARKYLERVRILDQADKYPAQLSGGQQQRVAIARALCMEPKVMLFDEPTSALDPEMVKEVLDTMIGLARDGMTMICVTHEMGFARQVADRVIFMDSGEIVEEAEPEVFFKSPGHQRTKTFLGEILAHH; encoded by the coding sequence ATGGAGGGTTCCGTGCTCAATTCCGCAAAAGATCAATCGACATTGATTTCCCTTGAGGACGTGCAGAAGTGGTACGGCACTTTCCATGCCTTGAAATCCATCAGTTTGTCGGTCCGCAAAGGCGAAAAAATCGTCCTCTGCGGGCCGTCAGGCTCCGGGAAATCAACGTTAATCCGCTGCATCAATGCCCTCGAGACGATCGAGGAAGGCAAGATCGTCGTCGAGGGTCACGTACTGGACGGAAGCACCAAATCCATCGATGCTGTACGTCGCGAAGTGGGAATGGTCTTCCAGAGCTTCAATCTGTTCCCCCACATAACCGTACTTCAGAACTGTACCCTCGCCCCGATGCGTGTTCGAGGCGTAAGCCACGCTGACGCAGAGCGACTGGCTCGAAAATATCTCGAGCGCGTTCGAATCCTTGACCAGGCGGACAAATATCCCGCGCAGCTATCGGGCGGACAACAACAACGCGTCGCCATCGCCCGCGCGCTCTGCATGGAGCCGAAGGTCATGCTCTTCGACGAACCGACCTCTGCCCTCGATCCCGAAATGGTGAAGGAGGTGCTCGACACCATGATCGGGCTCGCCCGTGACGGCATGACGATGATCTGTGTCACGCACGAAATGGGGTTTGCCCGTCAGGTCGCTGACCGCGTCATCTTCATGGACTCCGGAGAAATCGTTGAAGAGGCCGAACCGGAGGTCTTCTTCAAGTCTCCCGGGCACCAGCGCACGAAAACCTTCCTCGGTGAAATCCTGGCCCATCACTGA
- a CDS encoding transporter substrate-binding domain-containing protein, with the protein MHNSRRIFLGLALATIAFATVGTAAASAATVEEIKAKGTLVVGIQGDNAPWGFVNTSGVQDGFDADVANLFAKELGVKVQFQPLAVANRIPALTTGKVDILFATMAMTEERAKAIQYSKPYAANTISLYAAKSDTVTKPEDVAGWEIGVPKSSSQDKAVTNAVGSTATVRRFDDDAATIQALVSGQVKAVGGNQFYGQRLDAASAGTYERKINFLTTYNGVGTRLGEKDWNEAVNAFIDKIKANGELAAITKKWMAIDLPQFPESIPNIPFTVK; encoded by the coding sequence ATGCATAACAGTCGTAGGATTTTTCTCGGACTTGCACTGGCAACTATTGCCTTCGCAACCGTTGGCACTGCCGCCGCCTCTGCGGCAACTGTAGAGGAAATCAAGGCAAAGGGCACGCTCGTGGTCGGCATCCAGGGCGACAATGCGCCATGGGGGTTCGTCAACACAAGCGGCGTGCAGGACGGCTTCGACGCTGACGTCGCCAACCTTTTTGCCAAGGAATTAGGCGTGAAGGTTCAATTCCAGCCGCTCGCCGTTGCCAACCGAATTCCGGCGCTTACCACCGGCAAAGTCGACATCCTGTTCGCAACGATGGCGATGACGGAAGAACGCGCGAAAGCAATTCAATACAGCAAGCCTTACGCCGCCAACACGATTTCGCTTTATGCCGCCAAGTCCGACACGGTTACGAAGCCTGAAGACGTTGCCGGATGGGAGATCGGCGTTCCGAAATCCAGTTCGCAGGACAAGGCAGTAACGAACGCCGTCGGATCCACCGCAACGGTTCGCCGCTTTGATGACGACGCCGCAACCATCCAGGCTCTGGTCTCCGGACAGGTAAAGGCGGTTGGCGGCAACCAGTTCTATGGTCAGCGTCTGGATGCGGCGAGTGCCGGCACGTACGAGCGCAAGATTAACTTTTTGACGACCTACAACGGCGTCGGTACCCGTCTCGGCGAGAAGGACTGGAACGAAGCCGTCAACGCCTTCATCGACAAGATCAAGGCCAATGGTGAGCTTGCCGCCATCACGAAGAAGTGGATGGCGATCGATCTGCCGCAGTTCCCGGAATCCATTCCGAACATCCCGTTCACCGTGAAGTAA
- a CDS encoding amino acid ABC transporter permease gives MGPIGEDQFFFLMQGLKWTVLLAIVGFIGGGIFGILIALLRTSNNKVARTITAGYIGVFQGTPLLMQLFVVYYGVALLGIDVNAWIAVAVAFTLHASAFLGEIWRGSIEAVPKGQTEAANALGLHYVSRMKDVILPQALKISMPATIGFLVQLTKGTSLAAIVGFIELTRAGQIISNQTYRPLLVFGIVGAIYFIICWPLSHAGSRLEKRMAKAAR, from the coding sequence ATGGGTCCTATCGGAGAAGATCAATTTTTCTTTTTGATGCAGGGTTTGAAATGGACCGTGCTGCTTGCGATCGTGGGCTTCATCGGTGGGGGGATATTCGGAATCCTGATCGCGCTCCTGCGCACCTCGAACAACAAGGTCGCCCGGACGATCACCGCAGGGTATATCGGCGTCTTCCAGGGCACGCCCCTTCTGATGCAGCTCTTCGTTGTCTATTACGGCGTTGCGCTGTTGGGCATCGACGTTAACGCGTGGATCGCGGTCGCAGTCGCCTTCACGCTCCATGCCAGCGCCTTCCTGGGCGAGATCTGGCGCGGCTCCATCGAGGCTGTGCCGAAGGGCCAGACGGAAGCCGCCAACGCCCTCGGTCTGCATTATGTCTCGCGGATGAAAGACGTCATTCTGCCGCAGGCCCTGAAAATTTCGATGCCGGCCACGATCGGCTTCCTTGTCCAGCTCACCAAGGGCACGTCGCTGGCAGCAATCGTCGGCTTCATTGAACTGACTCGCGCCGGTCAGATCATTTCAAACCAGACCTATCGTCCGCTGCTCGTCTTCGGAATTGTCGGCGCAATCTACTTCATCATTTGCTGGCCGCTCTCCCATGCGGGAAGTCGCCTTGAAAAACGGATGGCGAAAGCTGCCCGCTAA
- a CDS encoding amino acid ABC transporter permease: MRYTFDFGAVLDRAPELLWGSLGTVGLALAGMLLALVIGLLGVVARSSKSEITRAVAIVFVEVVRNTPFLVQIFFIYFALPLMGIRLNPTVTAIIALGINGGAYAIEIIRGGIESVSRGQIEAGFALGLHKADVFRLIVLKPALRAIYPSLTSQFIMLTLTTSVCTSIAAYELTSAAQRIESDTFRSFEVYFTVTAIYLVISSLMMGLFALISRHYFNYPTR, encoded by the coding sequence ATGCGGTATACGTTCGATTTCGGTGCGGTCCTCGACCGCGCCCCGGAATTGCTATGGGGTTCGCTTGGAACGGTTGGCCTTGCGTTAGCTGGGATGCTCCTCGCACTCGTCATCGGGCTCCTGGGCGTCGTTGCAAGGAGTTCCAAGAGCGAGATCACGCGGGCTGTCGCGATCGTGTTCGTCGAGGTTGTGCGCAATACGCCATTCCTGGTGCAGATCTTCTTCATATATTTTGCCCTTCCTCTCATGGGCATCCGCCTCAATCCGACCGTCACGGCGATCATTGCCCTCGGCATCAATGGTGGGGCCTACGCAATCGAGATCATCCGAGGCGGGATCGAAAGCGTGTCGCGCGGCCAGATCGAGGCGGGTTTCGCACTTGGTCTTCACAAGGCGGACGTCTTCCGGCTCATCGTGCTCAAGCCGGCGCTGCGGGCGATTTATCCCTCGCTCACAAGCCAGTTCATCATGCTGACACTGACAACGTCTGTCTGCACGTCGATCGCCGCCTACGAACTGACCTCGGCCGCTCAGCGCATTGAGTCTGACACCTTCCGCAGCTTCGAAGTCTATTTCACGGTGACCGCTATCTACCTGGTCATCTCAAGCCTGATGATGGGCCTCTTTGCGCTCATTTCCCGCCACTACTTCAACTACCCGACGCGATAG
- a CDS encoding sugar phosphate isomerase/epimerase produces the protein MTVATPRPGLELGVAHFSSIGLPPKEFAVTAARAGFASMGLRLHPAFPGAPFYELPMGSQSAQEFKTVADGEGIKVFDIEFFVIDESFVAASHEATVAAAANIGARRLSVCGDDRDGGRLAANLSEFCAVAARYGMSVDIENMGWRTVRTFRDSIEVLNACGAENAGALVDGIHFFRNGASIDELRANAGKVKHIQLCDVRGPAPKTSDAMIAEARSGRFAPGEGELPLEDLCAATEYGAAISVEVPLVGSVDPEAHLKHLHASALGVLKPDH, from the coding sequence ATGACCGTCGCGACGCCAAGGCCGGGTCTTGAACTGGGCGTGGCGCACTTTTCATCGATCGGGCTGCCGCCAAAGGAATTCGCCGTGACAGCTGCTCGGGCGGGTTTTGCCTCGATGGGGCTTCGTCTGCACCCCGCCTTTCCCGGAGCCCCTTTCTACGAGTTGCCGATGGGCAGCCAGAGTGCCCAGGAGTTCAAGACAGTTGCCGATGGCGAAGGCATCAAGGTGTTCGATATCGAGTTCTTCGTGATCGACGAGAGCTTCGTTGCTGCCTCCCACGAGGCGACCGTGGCAGCCGCTGCGAACATAGGGGCGCGCCGGCTGAGTGTTTGCGGCGATGATCGAGACGGCGGCCGTCTTGCCGCAAACCTGTCTGAGTTTTGCGCCGTCGCGGCGCGATATGGCATGTCGGTCGACATCGAAAACATGGGCTGGCGGACGGTAAGGACCTTTCGGGACAGCATAGAGGTGTTGAATGCCTGTGGCGCAGAGAACGCCGGTGCCCTCGTTGACGGGATTCACTTCTTCCGAAACGGAGCTTCGATCGACGAGCTTCGCGCAAATGCAGGGAAGGTAAAACACATCCAGCTTTGCGACGTCCGCGGTCCTGCGCCCAAAACATCGGACGCAATGATCGCCGAGGCGAGAAGCGGTAGGTTCGCTCCTGGAGAAGGCGAACTGCCATTGGAGGACCTCTGTGCGGCAACTGAATACGGCGCTGCTATCTCGGTCGAAGTGCCACTCGTCGGGTCGGTCGACCCGGAGGCACATTTAAAACACCTGCATGCCAGCGCACTGGGAGTTTTGAAACCGGATCATTGA
- a CDS encoding GntR family transcriptional regulator, with protein MVPHDDGAFAPTTEDAPPSSGFLDDGKNTIGSQLASRLREAIISGELQAGSKINLDKARKTFNVSLSPLREGLARLISDGLVEFEDNRGYRVSSISLANLEEITTLREEFEVFALRESMRLGDVEWEGNVMRALHRLNRTERDAARPETLERWEELHREFHLTLISGCGKPILLHFCRLLLNLNDRYRRVFLTRTSGDRNVSQEHSEIAQGAVARDLDYACDMLRQHIHRTGTNLRNHLATKGTL; from the coding sequence ATGGTACCGCATGACGACGGCGCATTTGCTCCGACGACAGAAGATGCTCCACCGTCTTCTGGCTTTCTCGATGACGGCAAAAACACGATTGGGAGCCAGCTTGCATCCCGTCTCCGTGAGGCGATCATCTCCGGCGAGCTTCAGGCCGGCAGCAAGATCAATCTCGACAAGGCGCGCAAGACGTTCAACGTGAGCCTCAGTCCGCTGCGTGAAGGGTTGGCGCGGCTGATATCGGACGGTCTAGTGGAGTTCGAGGACAATCGCGGCTACCGCGTTTCATCAATTTCCTTGGCCAATCTGGAAGAGATCACCACCCTGCGCGAAGAGTTTGAAGTCTTTGCGCTTCGCGAGTCCATGCGGCTCGGCGATGTGGAGTGGGAGGGCAACGTCATGCGCGCGCTGCATCGCCTTAACCGCACCGAGCGCGACGCGGCTCGGCCGGAGACACTGGAGCGCTGGGAAGAACTCCACCGCGAATTCCATCTGACACTAATCTCTGGCTGCGGAAAGCCGATCCTGCTCCATTTCTGCAGATTGCTTCTTAATCTCAACGACCGTTATCGCCGGGTGTTTCTGACCCGCACGTCGGGTGACCGCAACGTCAGCCAGGAGCATAGTGAGATCGCTCAGGGAGCCGTCGCGCGGGATCTGGACTATGCGTGCGATATGTTGCGTCAGCATATTCACCGCACGGGAACCAACCTGCGCAATCACCTTGCGACAAAGGGGACCTTGTGA
- a CDS encoding intradiol ring-cleavage dioxygenase: MVIKTESDLTPAVLAVMNRTEDPRLREILVAMVTHLHAFVREVRLTEVEFREATAMLNEIGKLHTDHHNEFVLMAGSLGVSSLVCLLNNGDRGQTETSQSLLGPFWRLNSPRVENGGSIIRSETPGTPLFVHAKVVDRDGKPIAGAEVDVWHASPVGLYENQDPDQAEMNLRGKFMTDEQGRFWFRTVKMVGYPIPVDGVVGRLLKAQGRHPYRPAHLHALIFKHGYKTLISQVFDPSDPNIDSDVQFGVTAALTGDFIRHEEPRPNEADIPGPWFSLDYTYVMEPGEAVLPRPPIK; encoded by the coding sequence TTGGTGATCAAAACTGAAAGCGATCTGACGCCAGCCGTCCTCGCTGTGATGAATCGCACTGAAGACCCCCGCCTGCGAGAAATCCTCGTGGCAATGGTCACGCATCTTCATGCCTTCGTGCGCGAGGTTCGACTGACGGAGGTCGAGTTTCGGGAGGCGACAGCCATGCTGAACGAGATCGGGAAGCTGCATACTGATCACCACAACGAGTTTGTGCTGATGGCCGGTTCTCTTGGCGTGTCTTCACTTGTCTGCCTGCTGAACAATGGCGACAGAGGACAGACTGAGACCTCCCAGTCGCTGTTGGGCCCATTCTGGCGCCTCAACTCTCCGCGAGTCGAAAATGGCGGGTCGATCATCCGATCCGAGACGCCGGGCACTCCCTTGTTCGTGCATGCCAAGGTCGTTGACCGCGACGGTAAGCCAATTGCCGGCGCCGAAGTGGACGTCTGGCATGCATCTCCCGTCGGTCTTTATGAAAACCAGGACCCGGACCAGGCCGAGATGAACTTGCGCGGCAAATTCATGACCGACGAGCAAGGTCGGTTCTGGTTCAGGACCGTCAAGATGGTCGGGTATCCGATACCGGTCGATGGCGTGGTCGGACGCCTGCTCAAAGCTCAGGGACGCCATCCGTACCGACCAGCGCACCTGCACGCACTGATCTTCAAGCATGGATACAAGACGCTGATTTCCCAGGTCTTCGACCCCAGCGACCCGAACATCGACTCCGATGTTCAGTTCGGTGTCACGGCAGCGCTGACCGGCGACTTCATTCGTCATGAGGAGCCCCGTCCGAACGAAGCGGATATTCCTGGTCCGTGGTTCTCGCTCGACTACACCTATGTCATGGAGCCCGGCGAAGCCGTTTTGCCGCGTCCCCCGATCAAATAA
- a CDS encoding fumarylacetoacetate hydrolase family protein, whose protein sequence is MITEEERRAAADALLKAEIERKPIIQPSETYPNLELEDAYRIQALWAEARVAKGARIVGHKIGLTSRAMQMASKMTEPDYGCILDDALYNDGAQIRADLFIKPRLEVELAFVMGEDLVGSGTRIYDVMRATEFVVPALEIIDYRTEVPRAITDTIADNAAFGALVVGGRIIRPMDIDIRWVGATLSKNGIIEESGVSAAIMGHPAAGIAWLVNKLHAVGGGLKKGQIVLAGSFTRPVDIAKGDVIQADYGPVGSIGVSFV, encoded by the coding sequence ATGATCACCGAAGAAGAACGCCGGGCCGCGGCAGACGCGCTGCTCAAAGCTGAAATCGAGCGCAAGCCGATCATACAGCCTAGCGAGACCTACCCGAACCTCGAGCTCGAGGACGCCTACCGAATTCAGGCTTTGTGGGCGGAGGCGAGGGTAGCCAAGGGCGCACGGATCGTCGGGCATAAGATTGGCCTGACGTCACGCGCAATGCAGATGGCTTCGAAGATGACGGAGCCGGACTACGGCTGCATTCTTGACGATGCGCTTTACAACGACGGAGCGCAGATCAGGGCTGACTTGTTTATCAAGCCGCGCCTCGAGGTCGAGCTGGCCTTTGTTATGGGTGAGGATCTCGTCGGGTCCGGCACCAGGATCTATGACGTCATGCGTGCGACCGAGTTCGTTGTCCCGGCGCTCGAGATTATCGACTACCGGACCGAAGTCCCTCGAGCGATCACGGATACCATTGCGGACAATGCGGCTTTCGGCGCCCTCGTCGTTGGCGGTCGTATAATTCGCCCGATGGACATCGATATCCGTTGGGTCGGAGCGACTCTCTCCAAGAACGGCATCATCGAGGAATCGGGCGTGTCGGCGGCGATCATGGGACATCCGGCGGCCGGCATCGCGTGGCTGGTCAACAAACTTCATGCTGTGGGCGGTGGCCTGAAGAAGGGACAAATAGTCCTGGCCGGCTCCTTCACGCGTCCTGTCGATATCGCGAAAGGCGATGTCATCCAGGCCGACTATGGCCCTGTTGGCTCCATCGGCGTGTCGTTCGTGTGA
- the hpaI gene encoding 4-hydroxy-2-oxoheptanedioate aldolase, translating into MEHPVNRFKRKLLAGQSQIGLWCGLPGNYAAEIVAPSGFDWLLFDTEHSPGDVLTVLPQLQAVAPYDVSPVVRPAINDPVLIKRFLDIGVQTLLIPYVQNAEEAKAAVAAVRYPPGGIRGVSALTRATRFGRVAHYAQNAEREICLLLQVETREALGNLESIASVEGVDGVFVGPADLAASFGHRGQPSHLEVVDAIVDAIERLKALGKPAGILTPDEKFAARCISLGTLFTAVGVDVAVLARGSEALAARFASQGAYRDAGT; encoded by the coding sequence ATGGAACATCCTGTCAATCGGTTCAAGCGGAAGCTCCTTGCTGGTCAAAGTCAGATCGGCCTGTGGTGTGGCCTGCCGGGAAACTACGCCGCGGAAATCGTCGCGCCTTCAGGTTTCGATTGGCTCCTGTTCGACACGGAACATTCTCCGGGTGACGTTCTGACCGTCCTGCCACAATTGCAAGCGGTCGCACCATACGACGTTTCCCCAGTCGTCCGCCCGGCCATCAACGACCCCGTTCTCATCAAACGCTTCCTGGATATTGGCGTTCAGACACTGCTCATTCCCTACGTTCAGAACGCGGAAGAGGCGAAAGCCGCAGTCGCGGCCGTGCGATATCCTCCGGGTGGAATTCGTGGTGTTTCTGCCCTGACGCGCGCCACTCGTTTCGGCCGAGTTGCGCACTATGCGCAAAATGCGGAACGGGAAATTTGCCTGTTGCTGCAAGTTGAGACGCGGGAAGCGCTTGGCAACCTCGAGTCGATTGCCTCGGTAGAGGGAGTGGATGGCGTATTCGTAGGACCGGCAGACCTTGCAGCGAGTTTCGGACACAGGGGCCAACCGAGCCACCTGGAGGTGGTCGATGCAATTGTCGACGCGATTGAACGCCTGAAAGCGCTGGGCAAGCCTGCGGGCATTCTTACCCCGGATGAGAAGTTCGCGGCACGGTGCATCTCACTGGGAACACTATTTACTGCCGTTGGTGTCGATGTCGCTGTTCTGGCGAGGGGATCGGAAGCACTCGCGGCACGATTTGCATCGCAAGGAGCGTACCGCGATGCCGGAACGTGA